One segment of Solanum lycopersicum chromosome 1, SLM_r2.1 DNA contains the following:
- the LOC138344279 gene encoding protein pxr1-like has product MSKRSNETPRKSRRLNEEASSDDFHAPSFKILSQTQSQPLSVKVKSRSVKSTTEKKTNKHPKENEKKRKGKEKKKEDEYEKTTKERGKKRKGKEIEESSESESDFVEELIKSKSKKPRASEIDTSHLQEEEETVKPKKSSKIWFYECCHPFDNTIAIRVSNRTPRILN; this is encoded by the exons ATGTCTAAAAGAAGCAACGAAACCCCGAGAAAAAGTAGAAGATTGAATGAAGAAGCAAGTTCAGACGATTTTCATgctccatctttcaaaattttatcacaaacACAATCTCAACCTTTATCTGTTAAAGTTAAATCTAGATCAGTGAAATcaacaacagaaaaaaaaacaaacaaacatccaaaggaaaatgagaagaagagaaaagggaaagaaaagaaaaaagaagatgaatatGAGAAAACGACtaaagaaagaggaaagaaaaggaaaggaaaagaaatcgaGGAATCATCAGAGTCTGAATCTGATTTTGTGGAAGagttgataaaatcaaaatccaaaaaaccaAGAGCATCTGAAATCGATACTTCACatttacaagaagaagaagaaactgttaaacccaaaaaaagttcaaag ATATGGTTTTATGAGTGTTGTCATCCATTTGACAACACCATTGCTATACGTGTTTCAAATCGCACACCGAGAATACTGAACTAG